The following are encoded together in the Hydractinia symbiolongicarpus strain clone_291-10 chromosome 14, HSymV2.1, whole genome shotgun sequence genome:
- the LOC130625088 gene encoding blastula protease 10-like: protein MFAHLTPTTLFEKECAFEIFAHISSSRYPGRMKLLVATVICGVCVVFGKPVDDAVKLEAIDSGFLFQGDMVMSKLQIDTALKGGDVDKINAGYAIQKSTWYRWKNGVVPYVFHSSISGIKGIKGPTERAIKNAMEAWEKKTCIKFKPRTNERDYVEFIDDGFGKCYSHVGKTGGKQKLSLGFGCFTKGIAIHEIGHALGLHHEQSRPDRDNYVEIVWDNIKEDIARIVITGI from the exons ATGTTTGCACACCTTACACCAACAACACTCTTTGAAAAAGAATGTgcgtttgaaatatttgcacatATTTCTTCGTCACGTTACCCAGGGAGGATGAAGTTGTTAGTGGCTACTGTTATTTGTGGGGTCTGTGTGGTGTTTGGAAAGCCTGTTGATGATGCTGTTAAACTTGAAG CTATCGACAGTGGATTCTTGTTTCAAGGAGATATGGTGATGAGTAAACTCCAAATTGATACAGCACTGAAGGGTGGTGATGTAGATAAAATTAATGCTGGTTATGCTATACAAAAGTCAACTTGGTATAGATGGAAAAACGGTGTCGTACCATATGTTTTTCATTCCAGTATAA GTGGTATAAAGGGGATCAAAGGACCAACTGAAAGAGCGATTAAGAATGCTATGGAGGCATGGGAAAAGAAAACTTGTATCAAATTTAAACCACGCACAAATGAACGTGATTATGTTGAATTCATTGATGATGGTTTTGGAAA GTGCTACTCTCACGTTGGTAAGACAGGaggaaaacaaaaactttcattAGGATTCGGCTGCTTCACTAAAGGCATTGCTATCCATGAGATTGGCCATGCTTTAGGATTACATCATGAACAATCGAGACCAGATCGAGACAACTATGTCGAAATAGTTTGGGATAACATCAAAGAGG ACATTGCCCGCATCGTTATCACAGGAATATAA
- the LOC130625541 gene encoding uncharacterized protein LOC130625541 isoform X2 — MSMAERMIPLKVVIIGASGVGKSCIMTKFCNGTLANGSTVGCDFRTKTMDHKGFKYRLQIWDTAGNERYWTLNTSYFRGADMMIIVYDVGKGSSFDLIDTFISQIKKYHKEDVPYAIVANKADLECWEVEENPKDATKGLFFLKTSCKTNLNINELFQRVVECCHDAKQEQIKQNGYDSGILSISECDTQRTSKENVVTFEGIIRNPCLTNVPYDLSISVCEALINCRKSGFLSMKNIFMYYRYFFVMREDMLYWFSNNKNATCIGQLDLNGCVSVTHTCQYITIKYYSEPGKSISSICLYAYNKQEFEEWLNLLQSQSRANENLKNEKNPDMIPLDIIGKLQFRNDEEINVTISKQSDEECVLQCIPKWFLGFLFDYSASFQFPLKSFRYYKDMKSSGEFLLTSTDVYMKLWFRPKYERLFVSKLKSIFGKNSFGGMVTTSVLNETFKMIYKIACLQLNVAAVSEVIYIIDEHIKDKEIHDLYLRGCPIIPQDIYAITHALSFYPGITSINLRNTHMTSKGLVYLLKALCKYESLLNLDFGFNEPIDSPETRSALQEYLPIASLESIKFMNTDVGNETFDVFFQALKTHETLTHVDIGFNSVDDVNSDAISQVIIHNTKLENLSMWHSHITEHGAMVLINALKQRSVNSPDLCLGLYGSQYISEETLKHLDECTRFNCKSEVEKEVKMAKTEGQSLPKTLSEFILEGDEMHQQNLKENEVVKVKLKEKNQNEEKIEQKRYVGLACGSDRAKSNIKNNYFSPLDDPEKMVAYVLDQKFIGERENGSYFSETLLDNYGKAKELWASCNRCDHPVLDVVAYYCNNKTHKNLLADVNTALKECRFFGLVIDEEEIHPVQEVEDSIDLPKFNEKKRQIFSIISNQIGFEARYLSHFLLDFDDVLTISVANEGNVTAYTSDVLARWYIKTKKELRTWKNLRSVLKFLGKGKLIEDIELDFKD; from the exons ATGTCTATGGCAG aaagaatGATTCCCCTAAAGGTTGTTATCATTGGTGCTAGTGGAGTTGGTAAAAGTTGTATTATGACAAAGTTTTGCAATGGCACTCTTGCTAATGGTTCAACAGTAGGTTGTGACTTCAGAACAAAAACTATGGATCACAAAGGTTTTAAATACAGGTTGCAAATTTGGGATACTGCAGGAAATGAACGGTATTGGACTTTGAATACATCATATTTTCGTGGGGCAGACATGATGATCATAGTTTATGATGTTGGTAAAGGCAGttcttttgatttaattgatacaTTTATTTCTCAAATTAAAAAGTACCATAAAGAAGATGTACCATATGCAATTGTAGCAAATAAAGCTGATTTAGAATGCTGGGAAGTTGAAGAAAATCCGAAAGATGCAACAAAAGGTCTATTttt TCTCAAAACATCATGCAAAACTAATTTAAACATCAACGAATTATTTCAAAGAGTTGTTGAATGTTGTCATGATGCAAAGCAAGAACAGATAAAACAGAATGGTTATGATTCTGGCATTCTATCTATCTCTGAATGTGATACACAACGCACTTCTAAGGAAAATGTTGTGACATTTGAGGGCATTATAAGGAATCCATGTTTAACCAACGTTCCATATGACTTATCTATTTCAGTTTGCGAAGCATTAATAAACTGCAGAAAGTCTGGCTTTCTATcgatgaaaaacatttttatgtattatcgttatttttttgtgatgcGAGAAGATATGTTATATTGGTTTAGCAACAATAAAAATGCAACTTGTATTGGTCAATTGGATTTGAATGGGTGTGTATCTGTCACACATACATGTCAATATATTACCATAAAGTATTATAGTGAACCAGGCAAAAGTATCAGTAGTATATGTTTATATGCATACAACAAACAAGAATTCGAAGAATGGTTAAATTTGTTACAAAGTCAG agTAGAGCTAATGAAAAcctgaaaaacgaaaaaaacccAGATATGATTCCTTTGGATATTATTGGAAAACTTCAGTTTCGAAATGACGAAGAAATAAATGTGACTATTTCAAAGCAATCAGATGAAGAATGTGTGTTACAATGCATACCAAAATGGTTTTTGGGTTTCTTATTTGATTATTCCGCTTCATTCCAATTTCCACTAAAGAGTTTCAGG tatTATAAAGACATGAAATCAAGTGGAGAATTTTTATTGACTAGTACTGACGTTTACATGAAGCTTTGGTTTAGACCAAAATATGAAAG GTTATTTGTTTCAAAGCTAAAGTCTATATTTGGTAAAAATTCATTTGGTGGAATGGTGACAACATCTGTTTTAaatgaaacatttaaaatgatCTACAAAATTGCTTGCTTGCAGTTAAATGTTGCTGCAGTCAGTGAGGTCATCTATATCATCGATGAACATATCAAGGACAA AGAAATACATGACCTATATTTGCGTGGGTGTCCAATTATTCCACAAGACATCTATGCCATTACTCATGCTTTATCATTCTATCCTGGCATAACTTCAATAAATTTAAGAAATACACACATGACCAGTAAAG GTCTTGTGTACTTATTAAAAGCACTTTGCAAGTACGAGTCATTACTCAATTTGGATTTTGGATTTAATGAGCCTATTGATTCCCCTGAAACAAGATCTGCATTACAAGAGTATCTTCCAATTGCAAGTTTAGAAAGCATAAAGTTTATGAATACAGATGTTGGAAATGAAACATTTGATGTATTTTTTCAAGCTCTAAAG aCTCACGAAACGCTTACTCATGTTGATATTGGCTTTAATTCTGTTGACGATGTAAATAGTGATGCTATTTCTCAAGTTATTATTCACAACACAAAGTTGGAAAATCTATCCATGTGGCATAGTCATATCACTGAGCACGGTGCCATGGTATTGATAAATGCCCTGAAACAACGATCAGTAAATTCACCAGATTTGTGTCTAGGGCTGTATGGTTCGCAATATATATCTGAAGAAACATTAAAACATTTGGAC GAATGTACAAGGTTTAATTGTAAATCTGAAGTAGAGAAGGAAGTAAAGATGGCAAAAACAGAGGGGCAAAGTCTTCCAAAAACACTGTCTGAGTTTATACTTGAAGGAGATGAAATGCATCAACAAAACCTCAAAGAAAACGAAGTTGTAAaagtaaaattgaaagaaaaaaatcaaaacgaagaaaaaattGAACAGAAAAGATATGTTGGGCTGGCATGTGGAAGTGATAGGGCTAAATCcaatattaaaaacaactacTTCTCTCCGCTTGATGATCCAG aaaaaatggtGGCATATGTGTTGGACCAAAAGTTTATTGGCGAAAGAGAAAATGGGTCATACTTTTCAGAGACACTGCTGGACAATTATGGTAAAGCGAAAGAATTATGGGCTTCATGTAATAGGTGCGATCATCCTGTGCTGGACGTGGTAGCATATTATTGTAATAATAAAACACACAAGAACTTACTGGCTGATGTAAACACAGCTTTAAAAGAATGTCGATTTTTTGGACTTGTGATTGATGAAGAAGAAATTCATCCAGTTCAAGAAG ttgAGGACTCCATTGATCTTCCGAAATTTAATGAGAAAAAACGACAGATATTTTCAATAATATCAAATCAAATTGGTTTCGAAGCAAGGTATTTGTCTCATTTCCTATTGGACTTTGATGACGTTCTCACTATATCAGTTGCTAATGAGGGAAATGTGACGGCATACACTAGTGACGTTCTGGCAAGGTGGtatataaaaacgaaaaaagaacTGCGAACTTGGAAAAACTTGCGAAGTGTTCTAAAGTTCTTGGGTAAAGGTAAACTGATTGAAGATATTGAATTAGATTTTAAGGACTGA
- the LOC130625541 gene encoding uncharacterized protein LOC130625541 isoform X1 produces MSMAERMIPLKVVIIGASGVGKSCIMTKFCNGTLANGSTVGCDFRTKTMDHKGFKYRLQIWDTAGNERYWTLNTSYFRGADMMIIVYDVGKGSSFDLIDTFISQIKKYHKEDVPYAIVANKADLECWEVEENPKDATKGLFFLKTSCKTNLNINELFQRVVECCHDAKQEQIKQNGYDSGILSISECDTQRTSKENVVTFEGIIRNPCLTNVPYDLSISVCEALINCRKSGFLSMKNIFMYYRYFFVMREDMLYWFSNNKNATCIGQLDLNGCVSVTHTCQYITIKYYSEPGKSISSICLYAYNKQEFEEWLNLLQSQSRANENLKNEKNPDMIPLDIIGKLQFRNDEEINVTISKQSDEECVLQCIPKWFLGFLFDYSASFQFPLKSFRYYKDMKSSGEFLLTSTDVYMKLWFRPKYERLFVSKLKSIFGKNSFGGMVTTSVLNETFKMIYKIACLQLNVAAVSEVIYIIDEHIKDNREIHDLYLRGCPIIPQDIYAITHALSFYPGITSINLRNTHMTSKGLVYLLKALCKYESLLNLDFGFNEPIDSPETRSALQEYLPIASLESIKFMNTDVGNETFDVFFQALKTHETLTHVDIGFNSVDDVNSDAISQVIIHNTKLENLSMWHSHITEHGAMVLINALKQRSVNSPDLCLGLYGSQYISEETLKHLDECTRFNCKSEVEKEVKMAKTEGQSLPKTLSEFILEGDEMHQQNLKENEVVKVKLKEKNQNEEKIEQKRYVGLACGSDRAKSNIKNNYFSPLDDPEKMVAYVLDQKFIGERENGSYFSETLLDNYGKAKELWASCNRCDHPVLDVVAYYCNNKTHKNLLADVNTALKECRFFGLVIDEEEIHPVQEVEDSIDLPKFNEKKRQIFSIISNQIGFEARYLSHFLLDFDDVLTISVANEGNVTAYTSDVLARWYIKTKKELRTWKNLRSVLKFLGKGKLIEDIELDFKD; encoded by the exons ATGTCTATGGCAG aaagaatGATTCCCCTAAAGGTTGTTATCATTGGTGCTAGTGGAGTTGGTAAAAGTTGTATTATGACAAAGTTTTGCAATGGCACTCTTGCTAATGGTTCAACAGTAGGTTGTGACTTCAGAACAAAAACTATGGATCACAAAGGTTTTAAATACAGGTTGCAAATTTGGGATACTGCAGGAAATGAACGGTATTGGACTTTGAATACATCATATTTTCGTGGGGCAGACATGATGATCATAGTTTATGATGTTGGTAAAGGCAGttcttttgatttaattgatacaTTTATTTCTCAAATTAAAAAGTACCATAAAGAAGATGTACCATATGCAATTGTAGCAAATAAAGCTGATTTAGAATGCTGGGAAGTTGAAGAAAATCCGAAAGATGCAACAAAAGGTCTATTttt TCTCAAAACATCATGCAAAACTAATTTAAACATCAACGAATTATTTCAAAGAGTTGTTGAATGTTGTCATGATGCAAAGCAAGAACAGATAAAACAGAATGGTTATGATTCTGGCATTCTATCTATCTCTGAATGTGATACACAACGCACTTCTAAGGAAAATGTTGTGACATTTGAGGGCATTATAAGGAATCCATGTTTAACCAACGTTCCATATGACTTATCTATTTCAGTTTGCGAAGCATTAATAAACTGCAGAAAGTCTGGCTTTCTATcgatgaaaaacatttttatgtattatcgttatttttttgtgatgcGAGAAGATATGTTATATTGGTTTAGCAACAATAAAAATGCAACTTGTATTGGTCAATTGGATTTGAATGGGTGTGTATCTGTCACACATACATGTCAATATATTACCATAAAGTATTATAGTGAACCAGGCAAAAGTATCAGTAGTATATGTTTATATGCATACAACAAACAAGAATTCGAAGAATGGTTAAATTTGTTACAAAGTCAG agTAGAGCTAATGAAAAcctgaaaaacgaaaaaaacccAGATATGATTCCTTTGGATATTATTGGAAAACTTCAGTTTCGAAATGACGAAGAAATAAATGTGACTATTTCAAAGCAATCAGATGAAGAATGTGTGTTACAATGCATACCAAAATGGTTTTTGGGTTTCTTATTTGATTATTCCGCTTCATTCCAATTTCCACTAAAGAGTTTCAGG tatTATAAAGACATGAAATCAAGTGGAGAATTTTTATTGACTAGTACTGACGTTTACATGAAGCTTTGGTTTAGACCAAAATATGAAAG GTTATTTGTTTCAAAGCTAAAGTCTATATTTGGTAAAAATTCATTTGGTGGAATGGTGACAACATCTGTTTTAaatgaaacatttaaaatgatCTACAAAATTGCTTGCTTGCAGTTAAATGTTGCTGCAGTCAGTGAGGTCATCTATATCATCGATGAACATATCAAGGACAA CAGAGAAATACATGACCTATATTTGCGTGGGTGTCCAATTATTCCACAAGACATCTATGCCATTACTCATGCTTTATCATTCTATCCTGGCATAACTTCAATAAATTTAAGAAATACACACATGACCAGTAAAG GTCTTGTGTACTTATTAAAAGCACTTTGCAAGTACGAGTCATTACTCAATTTGGATTTTGGATTTAATGAGCCTATTGATTCCCCTGAAACAAGATCTGCATTACAAGAGTATCTTCCAATTGCAAGTTTAGAAAGCATAAAGTTTATGAATACAGATGTTGGAAATGAAACATTTGATGTATTTTTTCAAGCTCTAAAG aCTCACGAAACGCTTACTCATGTTGATATTGGCTTTAATTCTGTTGACGATGTAAATAGTGATGCTATTTCTCAAGTTATTATTCACAACACAAAGTTGGAAAATCTATCCATGTGGCATAGTCATATCACTGAGCACGGTGCCATGGTATTGATAAATGCCCTGAAACAACGATCAGTAAATTCACCAGATTTGTGTCTAGGGCTGTATGGTTCGCAATATATATCTGAAGAAACATTAAAACATTTGGAC GAATGTACAAGGTTTAATTGTAAATCTGAAGTAGAGAAGGAAGTAAAGATGGCAAAAACAGAGGGGCAAAGTCTTCCAAAAACACTGTCTGAGTTTATACTTGAAGGAGATGAAATGCATCAACAAAACCTCAAAGAAAACGAAGTTGTAAaagtaaaattgaaagaaaaaaatcaaaacgaagaaaaaattGAACAGAAAAGATATGTTGGGCTGGCATGTGGAAGTGATAGGGCTAAATCcaatattaaaaacaactacTTCTCTCCGCTTGATGATCCAG aaaaaatggtGGCATATGTGTTGGACCAAAAGTTTATTGGCGAAAGAGAAAATGGGTCATACTTTTCAGAGACACTGCTGGACAATTATGGTAAAGCGAAAGAATTATGGGCTTCATGTAATAGGTGCGATCATCCTGTGCTGGACGTGGTAGCATATTATTGTAATAATAAAACACACAAGAACTTACTGGCTGATGTAAACACAGCTTTAAAAGAATGTCGATTTTTTGGACTTGTGATTGATGAAGAAGAAATTCATCCAGTTCAAGAAG ttgAGGACTCCATTGATCTTCCGAAATTTAATGAGAAAAAACGACAGATATTTTCAATAATATCAAATCAAATTGGTTTCGAAGCAAGGTATTTGTCTCATTTCCTATTGGACTTTGATGACGTTCTCACTATATCAGTTGCTAATGAGGGAAATGTGACGGCATACACTAGTGACGTTCTGGCAAGGTGGtatataaaaacgaaaaaagaacTGCGAACTTGGAAAAACTTGCGAAGTGTTCTAAAGTTCTTGGGTAAAGGTAAACTGATTGAAGATATTGAATTAGATTTTAAGGACTGA
- the LOC130625541 gene encoding uncharacterized protein LOC130625541 isoform X3, which translates to MQQKVYFFCEALINCRKSGFLSMKNIFMYYRYFFVMREDMLYWFSNNKNATCIGQLDLNGCVSVTHTCQYITIKYYSEPGKSISSICLYAYNKQEFEEWLNLLQSQSRANENLKNEKNPDMIPLDIIGKLQFRNDEEINVTISKQSDEECVLQCIPKWFLGFLFDYSASFQFPLKSFRYYKDMKSSGEFLLTSTDVYMKLWFRPKYERLFVSKLKSIFGKNSFGGMVTTSVLNETFKMIYKIACLQLNVAAVSEVIYIIDEHIKDNREIHDLYLRGCPIIPQDIYAITHALSFYPGITSINLRNTHMTSKGLVYLLKALCKYESLLNLDFGFNEPIDSPETRSALQEYLPIASLESIKFMNTDVGNETFDVFFQALKTHETLTHVDIGFNSVDDVNSDAISQVIIHNTKLENLSMWHSHITEHGAMVLINALKQRSVNSPDLCLGLYGSQYISEETLKHLDECTRFNCKSEVEKEVKMAKTEGQSLPKTLSEFILEGDEMHQQNLKENEVVKVKLKEKNQNEEKIEQKRYVGLACGSDRAKSNIKNNYFSPLDDPEKMVAYVLDQKFIGERENGSYFSETLLDNYGKAKELWASCNRCDHPVLDVVAYYCNNKTHKNLLADVNTALKECRFFGLVIDEEEIHPVQEVEDSIDLPKFNEKKRQIFSIISNQIGFEARYLSHFLLDFDDVLTISVANEGNVTAYTSDVLARWYIKTKKELRTWKNLRSVLKFLGKGKLIEDIELDFKD; encoded by the exons ATGCAACAAAAGGTCTATTttt TTTGCGAAGCATTAATAAACTGCAGAAAGTCTGGCTTTCTATcgatgaaaaacatttttatgtattatcgttatttttttgtgatgcGAGAAGATATGTTATATTGGTTTAGCAACAATAAAAATGCAACTTGTATTGGTCAATTGGATTTGAATGGGTGTGTATCTGTCACACATACATGTCAATATATTACCATAAAGTATTATAGTGAACCAGGCAAAAGTATCAGTAGTATATGTTTATATGCATACAACAAACAAGAATTCGAAGAATGGTTAAATTTGTTACAAAGTCAG agTAGAGCTAATGAAAAcctgaaaaacgaaaaaaacccAGATATGATTCCTTTGGATATTATTGGAAAACTTCAGTTTCGAAATGACGAAGAAATAAATGTGACTATTTCAAAGCAATCAGATGAAGAATGTGTGTTACAATGCATACCAAAATGGTTTTTGGGTTTCTTATTTGATTATTCCGCTTCATTCCAATTTCCACTAAAGAGTTTCAGG tatTATAAAGACATGAAATCAAGTGGAGAATTTTTATTGACTAGTACTGACGTTTACATGAAGCTTTGGTTTAGACCAAAATATGAAAG GTTATTTGTTTCAAAGCTAAAGTCTATATTTGGTAAAAATTCATTTGGTGGAATGGTGACAACATCTGTTTTAaatgaaacatttaaaatgatCTACAAAATTGCTTGCTTGCAGTTAAATGTTGCTGCAGTCAGTGAGGTCATCTATATCATCGATGAACATATCAAGGACAA CAGAGAAATACATGACCTATATTTGCGTGGGTGTCCAATTATTCCACAAGACATCTATGCCATTACTCATGCTTTATCATTCTATCCTGGCATAACTTCAATAAATTTAAGAAATACACACATGACCAGTAAAG GTCTTGTGTACTTATTAAAAGCACTTTGCAAGTACGAGTCATTACTCAATTTGGATTTTGGATTTAATGAGCCTATTGATTCCCCTGAAACAAGATCTGCATTACAAGAGTATCTTCCAATTGCAAGTTTAGAAAGCATAAAGTTTATGAATACAGATGTTGGAAATGAAACATTTGATGTATTTTTTCAAGCTCTAAAG aCTCACGAAACGCTTACTCATGTTGATATTGGCTTTAATTCTGTTGACGATGTAAATAGTGATGCTATTTCTCAAGTTATTATTCACAACACAAAGTTGGAAAATCTATCCATGTGGCATAGTCATATCACTGAGCACGGTGCCATGGTATTGATAAATGCCCTGAAACAACGATCAGTAAATTCACCAGATTTGTGTCTAGGGCTGTATGGTTCGCAATATATATCTGAAGAAACATTAAAACATTTGGAC GAATGTACAAGGTTTAATTGTAAATCTGAAGTAGAGAAGGAAGTAAAGATGGCAAAAACAGAGGGGCAAAGTCTTCCAAAAACACTGTCTGAGTTTATACTTGAAGGAGATGAAATGCATCAACAAAACCTCAAAGAAAACGAAGTTGTAAaagtaaaattgaaagaaaaaaatcaaaacgaagaaaaaattGAACAGAAAAGATATGTTGGGCTGGCATGTGGAAGTGATAGGGCTAAATCcaatattaaaaacaactacTTCTCTCCGCTTGATGATCCAG aaaaaatggtGGCATATGTGTTGGACCAAAAGTTTATTGGCGAAAGAGAAAATGGGTCATACTTTTCAGAGACACTGCTGGACAATTATGGTAAAGCGAAAGAATTATGGGCTTCATGTAATAGGTGCGATCATCCTGTGCTGGACGTGGTAGCATATTATTGTAATAATAAAACACACAAGAACTTACTGGCTGATGTAAACACAGCTTTAAAAGAATGTCGATTTTTTGGACTTGTGATTGATGAAGAAGAAATTCATCCAGTTCAAGAAG ttgAGGACTCCATTGATCTTCCGAAATTTAATGAGAAAAAACGACAGATATTTTCAATAATATCAAATCAAATTGGTTTCGAAGCAAGGTATTTGTCTCATTTCCTATTGGACTTTGATGACGTTCTCACTATATCAGTTGCTAATGAGGGAAATGTGACGGCATACACTAGTGACGTTCTGGCAAGGTGGtatataaaaacgaaaaaagaacTGCGAACTTGGAAAAACTTGCGAAGTGTTCTAAAGTTCTTGGGTAAAGGTAAACTGATTGAAGATATTGAATTAGATTTTAAGGACTGA